Proteins encoded together in one Mycobacterium sp. MS1601 window:
- a CDS encoding wax ester/triacylglycerol synthase family O-acyltransferase, with amino-acid sequence MTSGLSDELGAVDQLLHRGEANPRTRSGIMALELLDTTPDWERYRTNFEYASRTILRLRQKVVMPTLPTAAPRWVVDPDFNLDFHVRRVRIPEPGTLRQVFDLAEIIQQSPLDISRPLWSATLIEGLPDGRAAQLLHLSHAVTDGVGGVEMFAQIYDLEREPEAQPAPPLPIPQDLSSNDLMRQGLNALPFTLAGGVRDAVAGAVGAVGKVVGDPGSAFSGVLEFASASRRATRQAAAPSPLLRRRSLASRTEAVDIKLSDLHRAAKAAEGSINDAYLAGLCAALRLYHQALGVPITTLPMAIPVNLRAESDPAGGNRFTGVNLAAPVGTTDPAERIRKIRIQMAHRKEEAAIDVIGSLAPVLSLLPDAVLESLTSSVIASDVQASNVPVFQGDTFIAGAKVLRQYGLGPLPGVAMMVVLVSRSGWCTVSARYDRASITDEVLFARCLKQGFDEVLALAGDPAPVATPASFDLEEQA; translated from the coding sequence GTGACGAGCGGATTGTCCGATGAACTCGGTGCGGTGGATCAGTTGCTGCATCGCGGCGAGGCCAACCCCCGAACCCGCTCGGGAATCATGGCCCTGGAGCTGTTGGACACCACGCCGGACTGGGAGCGGTATCGCACGAACTTCGAATACGCGTCGCGCACCATCCTGCGGCTGCGTCAGAAGGTAGTGATGCCGACACTGCCCACGGCGGCGCCGCGCTGGGTGGTGGACCCGGACTTCAATCTCGACTTCCACGTGCGACGGGTGCGCATCCCCGAACCGGGGACGCTGCGCCAGGTCTTCGACCTGGCCGAGATCATCCAGCAGTCGCCACTGGACATCTCCCGCCCGCTGTGGAGCGCGACGCTCATCGAGGGGTTGCCCGACGGCCGCGCTGCCCAACTGCTGCACCTGAGTCACGCGGTCACCGACGGTGTGGGCGGGGTCGAGATGTTCGCCCAGATCTACGACCTGGAACGTGAACCCGAGGCGCAGCCGGCGCCACCGCTGCCCATCCCGCAGGACCTGTCGTCCAATGACCTCATGCGACAGGGCCTCAACGCGCTGCCGTTCACGCTCGCCGGTGGTGTGCGGGACGCGGTGGCCGGGGCGGTCGGGGCCGTCGGCAAGGTGGTCGGAGATCCTGGGTCCGCGTTCTCCGGTGTGCTGGAGTTCGCCTCGGCGAGCAGGCGGGCGACGCGGCAGGCCGCCGCACCGTCACCGCTGCTGCGCCGGCGCAGCCTGGCCAGTCGCACCGAGGCCGTCGACATCAAACTGTCCGACCTGCATCGTGCTGCCAAGGCCGCAGAAGGCTCCATCAACGACGCGTATCTGGCTGGGCTGTGTGCGGCGCTGCGGCTCTACCACCAGGCGCTCGGCGTCCCGATCACCACGCTGCCGATGGCCATCCCGGTGAACTTGCGCGCCGAATCGGACCCCGCGGGCGGCAACCGATTCACCGGCGTCAACCTCGCTGCCCCGGTGGGCACCACCGACCCGGCCGAACGCATCCGCAAGATCCGCATCCAGATGGCCCACCGCAAAGAGGAGGCCGCCATCGACGTGATCGGCTCACTGGCTCCGGTGCTCTCGCTGCTGCCCGACGCTGTGCTGGAATCGCTGACCAGTTCGGTGATCGCCTCGGATGTCCAGGCCAGCAATGTCCCGGTGTTCCAGGGGGACACGTTCATCGCCGGAGCAAAAGTGTTGCGGCAGTACGGGCTTGGTCCGCTACCCGGGGTGGCGATGATGGTGGTGCTGGTGTCGCGCAGTGGCTGGTGCACCGTCTCGGCACGTTATGACCGGGCGTCGATCACCGACGAGGTGTTGTTCGCCCGGTGCCTGAAGCAGGGATTCGACGAAGTGCTCGCCCTGGCAGGCGATCCGGCGCCGGTCGCGACGCCGGCGTCCTTTGATCTGGAGGAGCAGGCATGA
- a CDS encoding HAD-IB family hydrolase/lysophospholipid acyltransferase family protein, producing MTGPRDMRLPGSVAEVKASPRGPHIGAFFDLDGTLVAGFTGVILTQEQFLSRQLGVADFFGMIQAGLNHKLGRREFENLITAASKAMRGRSLSDLDQLGERLFRQKIESRIYPEMRELVRAHLERGHTVCLSSSALTIQVEPVARFLGIPNTLTNQFVVDDDGVVTGTIVEPILWGPGKANAVQKFAAEHDIDLKDSYFYADGDEDVALMYLVGNPRPTNPEGKMAAVARQRGWPILSFSSRGGSSLGGVVRTLAGVGAILPVGYGALGWGLLTRSRRRGVNFFTTNWTQTLLAASGVRLDVLGRENLTAQRPAVFIFNHRNNFDPVITCSLVRDNFTGVAKKELENDPLVGNLGRLIDAVFIDRDDAKSAVESLHKVEEAARNGLSIVIAPEGTRLDTHEVGPFKKGPFRIAMAAGIPVVPVVIRNAEVIAARDSSVMNPGTVDVAVFPPISVSDWTPENIEERIAEVRQLYLDTLKNWPDDQLPTAAPYLHSPPKKAPRRAAPKKDRP from the coding sequence ATGACCGGCCCACGTGACATGCGGCTGCCCGGGTCGGTCGCCGAGGTCAAGGCCAGCCCTCGAGGCCCGCACATCGGCGCATTCTTCGACCTGGACGGCACCCTGGTCGCCGGCTTCACCGGCGTCATCCTCACCCAGGAGCAGTTCCTGTCCCGCCAGCTCGGGGTCGCCGACTTCTTCGGGATGATCCAGGCCGGCCTGAACCACAAGCTGGGGCGTCGCGAGTTCGAGAACCTGATCACCGCCGCGTCCAAGGCGATGCGGGGTCGCTCGCTGTCGGATCTGGATCAACTGGGGGAGCGGCTGTTCCGGCAGAAGATCGAATCCCGGATCTACCCGGAGATGCGGGAACTGGTGCGTGCGCACCTCGAACGCGGACACACCGTGTGCCTGAGCTCGTCGGCGCTCACCATCCAGGTGGAGCCGGTGGCCCGATTCCTCGGCATCCCCAACACCTTGACCAACCAGTTCGTCGTCGACGACGACGGGGTGGTCACCGGCACCATCGTGGAACCGATCCTGTGGGGCCCGGGCAAGGCCAATGCCGTGCAGAAATTCGCCGCCGAACACGACATCGACCTCAAGGACAGCTACTTCTACGCCGACGGCGACGAGGATGTCGCACTCATGTATCTGGTGGGCAATCCGCGGCCCACCAACCCCGAAGGCAAGATGGCTGCCGTTGCACGGCAACGGGGTTGGCCCATCCTCAGTTTCTCCAGCCGCGGCGGCAGCAGCCTGGGCGGCGTTGTGCGCACGTTGGCCGGTGTGGGGGCGATACTGCCGGTGGGCTACGGAGCGCTCGGCTGGGGTCTGCTGACCCGGAGTCGGCGCCGCGGGGTGAACTTCTTCACCACCAACTGGACGCAGACGCTGCTGGCGGCCAGCGGTGTCCGGCTCGACGTCCTGGGCCGGGAAAACCTCACCGCGCAGCGGCCGGCGGTGTTCATCTTCAATCACCGCAACAACTTCGACCCGGTGATCACCTGTTCACTGGTGCGCGACAACTTCACGGGCGTGGCCAAGAAGGAACTCGAGAACGACCCCCTGGTGGGCAACTTGGGCAGGCTCATCGATGCCGTGTTCATCGACCGCGACGACGCGAAGTCCGCTGTCGAGTCGCTGCACAAGGTAGAAGAGGCCGCCCGCAACGGGCTGTCCATCGTGATCGCACCTGAGGGCACCCGACTGGACACCCACGAAGTGGGCCCGTTCAAGAAGGGCCCGTTCCGTATCGCGATGGCAGCCGGGATTCCGGTGGTGCCGGTGGTGATCCGCAACGCCGAGGTGATCGCCGCACGCGACTCGTCGGTGATGAACCCGGGCACCGTGGACGTCGCGGTGTTTCCGCCCATCTCGGTGTCCGACTGGACGCCGGAGAACATCGAAGAACGCATCGCCGAAGTGCGTCAGCTCTACCTCGACACGCTCAAGAACTGGCCCGACGACCAGTTGCCCACGGCGGCACCGTATCTGCACAGCCCACCCAAGAAGGCCCCCCGAAGGGCCGCGCCGAAGAAGGACCGGCCGTGA
- a CDS encoding glycerol-3-phosphate 1-O-acyltransferase, whose product MSSASRDIPAVEITDDSLILAAVSSAAERDMLDDWIRQQRTRHPELDVAVVQLPGEDEEPPPGVIAKLVNELSDGDDRSVVPVRVFWPPGGLPTRVKVVGLLSGRDTYRPPELLQRRILRRDRSRAQVVAGEPAKVSELRQQYQDTTVGESPRDFARFVLRRASLAIERIEYRLLGPEYKSPRLVKPEMLASARFRAGLDQIPGAGVDEAGEILDELATGWSRFSVDLIPNFSKFLYSRGFDPHIDYDAEQVEVMRHALETHPAVMLWSHRSNLDSAVLTVALQENRLPRVNLFAGINMSFWPMGPLLRRSGVIFIRRKLDDPLYKYVLREFVGYIVEKRFNLSWSIEGTRSRTGKMLPPKLGLLAYVADAYLEGRSDDILLQPVSISFDQLHEIAEYAAYARGGEKAPEGVSWLYNFIKAQKERNYGKIYVRFPEAVSMRQYLGIPHSEGALDENSKRLAMQKMAFEVAWRILRVTPINATGLVAGLLLTTNGIALTLNQVHHTVQDSLDYLERKQTPVTDSAVRLRTPDGVRSALDALSGGHPITRVDGGREPVWRIAPEHQHEGAFYRNTLIHAFLETSIVELALAYASRADSDRLEAFWWQALRLRALLKFDFYFADTAAFRANVAEEMAWHQDWEAHVAAGGEEISQLLYDKRPLMAHAMLRPFFEAYEIVADVLRGAPPEIDSKELTEKALGVGAQYAAQHRVRTTESVSALLFATARQVVADQGLLTEAPDLAARRVSFLQELRGVLADMDRIDRISREQFVERERRSRTKSDSL is encoded by the coding sequence GTGAGCTCGGCGTCCCGGGACATCCCGGCCGTGGAGATCACCGACGACTCGCTGATCCTGGCAGCGGTGTCCTCGGCGGCCGAACGTGACATGCTCGATGACTGGATCCGCCAGCAACGCACCCGCCATCCCGAGCTGGACGTGGCGGTAGTGCAGTTGCCCGGGGAGGACGAGGAACCACCCCCGGGGGTGATCGCCAAGCTGGTCAACGAACTCTCCGACGGTGACGACCGCTCGGTGGTGCCGGTACGGGTGTTCTGGCCTCCCGGCGGGCTGCCCACGCGCGTGAAGGTGGTCGGGCTGTTGTCCGGTCGCGACACCTACCGGCCTCCGGAGTTGTTGCAACGCCGCATCCTTCGTCGTGATCGGTCGAGGGCACAGGTGGTGGCCGGTGAGCCCGCGAAGGTCTCGGAGCTGCGTCAGCAGTATCAGGACACCACCGTCGGTGAGAGCCCGCGCGATTTCGCCCGGTTCGTGTTGCGCCGCGCCAGCTTGGCGATCGAGCGCATCGAATACCGGCTACTGGGACCGGAATACAAGTCGCCGCGGCTGGTGAAACCGGAGATGCTGGCCTCGGCCCGGTTCCGTGCCGGTCTCGACCAGATCCCCGGTGCCGGCGTCGACGAGGCCGGTGAGATCCTCGACGAGCTGGCCACCGGCTGGAGCCGATTCTCCGTCGACCTGATTCCCAACTTCTCCAAGTTCCTCTACAGCCGCGGTTTCGACCCCCACATCGACTACGACGCCGAGCAGGTCGAAGTGATGCGGCACGCGCTGGAAACCCATCCCGCCGTGATGCTGTGGTCACACCGGTCCAACCTCGACAGCGCGGTGCTGACGGTGGCACTACAGGAGAACCGGCTGCCGCGGGTCAACCTCTTCGCCGGCATCAACATGTCGTTCTGGCCCATGGGTCCGCTGCTGCGCCGCTCCGGAGTGATCTTCATCCGCCGCAAGCTCGATGACCCGCTGTACAAGTATGTGCTGCGCGAATTCGTGGGCTACATCGTCGAGAAGCGATTCAACCTCAGCTGGTCCATCGAGGGCACCCGCTCACGCACCGGAAAGATGTTGCCGCCCAAGCTGGGTCTGCTGGCCTACGTCGCCGACGCGTATCTGGAAGGCCGCAGTGACGACATTCTGCTGCAGCCGGTGTCCATCAGTTTCGACCAGTTGCACGAGATCGCGGAGTACGCCGCCTACGCCCGCGGCGGCGAGAAGGCTCCCGAGGGCGTCAGCTGGCTCTACAACTTCATCAAGGCGCAGAAGGAACGCAACTACGGCAAGATCTACGTCCGCTTCCCGGAGGCGGTCTCCATGCGCCAGTACCTCGGGATCCCCCACAGTGAAGGCGCGCTGGACGAAAACAGCAAGCGGCTGGCCATGCAGAAGATGGCATTCGAGGTGGCCTGGCGCATCCTGCGCGTCACCCCGATCAACGCCACCGGACTGGTGGCGGGACTGTTGTTGACCACCAACGGAATTGCGCTGACCCTCAACCAGGTGCACCACACCGTGCAGGACTCGCTGGACTACCTGGAGCGCAAGCAGACCCCGGTCACCGACAGCGCAGTACGGCTGCGGACTCCCGACGGGGTACGGTCGGCCCTGGATGCGCTCTCGGGTGGGCATCCGATCACCCGGGTGGACGGTGGCAGAGAACCGGTGTGGCGCATCGCGCCCGAGCACCAGCACGAGGGTGCCTTCTACCGGAATACCTTGATCCACGCGTTCCTCGAGACCTCGATCGTCGAACTGGCCCTGGCCTATGCCAGCCGCGCCGACAGTGACCGGCTGGAGGCGTTCTGGTGGCAGGCCCTGCGCCTGCGTGCACTGCTCAAGTTCGACTTCTACTTCGCCGACACCGCGGCGTTTCGGGCCAACGTCGCCGAGGAGATGGCGTGGCACCAGGACTGGGAGGCCCACGTGGCCGCGGGCGGCGAGGAGATCTCCCAACTCCTCTACGACAAGCGTCCCCTGATGGCGCATGCGATGTTGCGTCCCTTCTTCGAGGCCTATGAGATCGTCGCCGACGTGCTGCGCGGAGCTCCGCCGGAGATCGACAGCAAGGAGCTCACCGAGAAAGCGCTGGGCGTGGGTGCGCAGTACGCGGCGCAGCATCGGGTGCGGACCACCGAATCGGTGTCGGCACTGCTGTTCGCGACCGCCCGGCAGGTGGTCGCCGATCAGGGGCTGCTGACGGAGGCGCCCGATCTGGCCGCCAGACGGGTGTCGTTCCTGCAGGAGCTGCGCGGGGTGCTGGCCGATATGGACCGCATCGACAGGATCTCTCGCGAGCAATTCGTCGAGCGGGAGCGTCGGTCCCGGACGAAGTCCGACTCGTTGTAG